The stretch of DNA GATCAGGAGCTTCTGGATCTGGCTGGTGCCCTCGTACAGGGTCATCACCCGGGCGTCGCGCAGGTACTTGCCGGCCGGGTACTCGTCGATGAAGCCGTAGCCGCCGAAGACCTGCAGCGCGTTGTTGGCCGCGCGGACGGCCGCCTCGCTGGCGAAGAGCTTGGCGGTGGAGGACTGGGTGGCGAACGGCAGCCCCCGGTCGATCAGGTCGGCCACCTGCCAGGTGAGCAGCCGGGCCGCCTCCACGTCCACCGAGATGTCGGCGAGCAGCTCCTGCACCAGCTGGTACGAGGCGATCGGCTTGCCGAACTGCTCGCGCTCCTTGGCGTAGCGGACGGCCGCCTCCAGGCTGGCCCGGGCGATGCCCACGCAGCCGGCCGCCACCGACATCCGGCCCTTGGCCAGGGCCGACATCGCCACGCCGAAGCCCTTGCCCTCCGCGCCGAGCCGGGCCGTGTCCGGCACCCGCACCCCGTCGAGGACCAGCTCGGCGGTGGCCTGGCCGCGCAGGCCGAGCTTGCCGTGGATCTCCCGGCGCTCGAACCCGGGGGTGTCGGTGGGCACCAGGAAGGCGGTGACGCCCTGGTGCCCGGGCCCGCCGGTGCGGGCGAAGACCAGGGCCACCTGGGCCCAGGTGCCGTTGGTGATGAACATCTTGCTGCCGGTGATCACCCAGTGGTCCCCGTCCCGCACGGCCCGGGTGGCGAGGTTGGCGGCGTCCGAGCCGGTGCCGGGCTCGGTGAGCGCGAAGCAGGCCAGCGCCTCGCCGGAGGTGAGCCGCGGCAGCCAGTACCGCTTCTGCTCCTCGGTGCCGTAGCCGTTGACCGACTTGCCGACCAGGCCGAGCGAGACGGAGACGATGCCGCGCACGGCCGAGTCGCCCCGGCCGAGCTCCTCCAGCACCAGGCAGTACGCGAGGTGGTCGCCGCCGCTGCCGCCGTACTCCTCGGGGATGGTCAGGCCGAGGAAGCCGAGCTTGCCCAGCTTGCCGATGATCGCGCGGTCCACGCTCTCGGCCCGGTCCCAGTCGGCGGCGAAGGGCACGATCTCGCGGTCGGTGAAGTCGGCGGCCAGCTCGCGCACGGCGGCCTGCTCCTCGGAGAGCTCAAGGTTCACGGCGGCGGACACCTCGTCCCGGTAGGGGGTAGCCTCGATAAACTAGCAGTGCAAGTTTTACGGTGACTGTAACCCCCAGCCGGGAGGGCAGGGAAGAGGGGCCTGCCAGAATGTCGATCAGTTGATGTCGATCAGTCCATATGACCGAGACCGAACGAGGAGGGGCCGGTGGCCCGACCGCGCACCCCGCTGCTGAGCCGCGAGCGCATCGTGGCGGCGGCCCTCGTCCTGGTCGACACCGAGGGCCTGGCCGCGCTCTCCACCCGGCGCCTCGCCGCCGGGCTCTCGGTCAGCGGCCCCTCGCTCTACAACCACTTCGCCACCAAGGACGAGCTGCTCGACGCCGTGGTGGACAGCGTGATGGGCGAGGTCGACCTGTCGATGTTCGGCCCCGGCGCCGAGTGGCGCGCCGCGCTGCGCGACTGGGCCCGCTCCTACCGCGCCGCGCTGGCCGCCCACCCCAACATCGTCCCGGTGCTCGCCCAGGGCCCGGGACGGCGGCCCAACGCGCTGCGCCTGGCCGACGCCGTCTACGGCTGCCTCACCGCCGCCGGCTGGCCGCGCGGCCAGGCCACCAGGATCGGCGCCCTGATGCGGTACTTCATCACCGGCTCCGCCCTGGCCTCGTTCGCCGCCGGCTTCCCCGAGGACGCCCAGCTCTACACCGCCGACTACCCCCACCTCACCGAGGCCCACCGCCTGGCCGAACACCACCGCACCATCGACGAGGGCGCCTTCGAAACCGGCCTGACGGCCCTCCTCGACGGCCTGGCCCTGCGCTACGAGGCCCTGGAACGGTGAGCTCAGCTCCGGCGCCCCAGCAGGAGCGCCAGGGTGCGGCGGGCCTCCTGACGGGCGGGGGTGCGGGCGGCGACGGTGGTCAGCGCGAGGACCGTGACGGTGGCGAGGTAGCCGGAGGCCGCGACGGTGGTGGCCAGCAGGCCGGGGTCGAGCGGGGAGGTGGGCATCGGACTGGTCCTTTCGGGAGGGGGAGGGGAACGGCTGGCTGGGTGGGTCAGTTGGAGATGAGGACCTGCATGCTGTCGGCGATGTCCCCGTTCTCCGGCTCGGGCGGGAGGCTGAAGCAGCCGACCGTCTCGTCGCGCAGCACCCGCCGCGCGCCGAGCGGCCCTTGCAGCGCCTTCTCGCGCAGGGCCCGGCCGGGAGGGACCGCCCGCTCGCCGGCCTGGACGTACTGGCAGAGCCACTCGGCGTCGGCGAAGTAACCCGGCAGCGCGGGCAGCGACGGCGGGATCACGGTCGCCCGGTCGGCCTCGGCGTCGGACGGCTCGCTTCTCAGGCTCGTCGCCAGCTCGAAGTAGTGCTCGGCCTCGCGCAGTTCGCCCAGGCGGATGTGGTGGAGGTAGAGGCAGAACACCGCGTCGCGCTCGCCCGCGCCGGCCGCGAACTGGAACCACCACTGCGCTTCCTGGGGCTGGTTGGTCAGGTGCAGTAAGCAGGCGAAGACCAGGCCGCCGCGCGGGTCGACCGCGGAGCTGTCCAGGCTCGCGAGCTGCTCGGCGGCCCCGGGGTCGCCGATGACCATCATCGCCAGCGAGCTCAGGTCCCGCTCCGCGTGGTCGTGGAAGTTCAGGCCGCTCCCGGTGTCGGCGCGCTGCTGGCGGGCCTGGTGCTCGGTCAGGCGCTCGGCCGCCCGCCGGCGCCCCAGCGCGAAGTCGTACCGGGGGCGCGGGGCGAGGGGGGTCGGGCGGGCTGCGGCGAGCAGGCGGTCGAGGTGCTCGGACATGGCGGTCACTCCTCGTCGGCCGTGGCAGGCCGGCCGTCGGCGGACGTGCGGGGCGGGTGCCCGGCGGTGCGGTCCCTGAGGACCCGCCGGGGCTTGAGCTGGGCGGCGAGGCGGGTCCGGGCCTGGGAGAGGAGCGAACGCACCGTGGCCTCCTCGACGCCCATCTCGGCGGCGATCGCGGAGTCGGTCATCTCCATCAGGTAGCGCATCACGACGACGTCGTACTTGGCGCCGGACAGGCTGCGGATCGCGGCACCGAGCGCCATGCCCTCCTCCAGGTGGTCGGCCGGGGTGAGCGTGTCGAGCATCTCCTCGACGATCTCCTTGGTGGCGGCGACCGAGAACGCCACCCGCTCGATGAGCTGGAGGTGCTCCTCCCGCCGGCTGCGCTCGGCCTCGACGACGTGGCGCATCAGGCGCCAGCAGTAGGCCGCGTAGCTGGGCTGGGCCAGAACGTGCTCCCAGCGGGTGGCGAGCCGGCTCAGGACGTCGTCGACGACGTCCTGAGCGAGGCCGGAATCGCCGAGGGCGAGCTCCGCGTACTCGAAGTACGGCTGACCGTGGCCCTCCAGGAAGGCCAGGAAGGTGGTGGGGAGCACGCTGGTGCCGGGGCGGATGCCCGCCGGGTCCAACGGGGCGGCGTCGTTCACCTATTCCTCCCCGAGGCCCGGTACGGTGCCGCGCGGGCGGCCGGGGGCGGGCAGTCCGGTCGTGAGGCCGGCCGGGCG from Kitasatospora sp. MMS16-BH015 encodes:
- a CDS encoding TetR/AcrR family transcriptional regulator — encoded protein: MARPRTPLLSRERIVAAALVLVDTEGLAALSTRRLAAGLSVSGPSLYNHFATKDELLDAVVDSVMGEVDLSMFGPGAEWRAALRDWARSYRAALAAHPNIVPVLAQGPGRRPNALRLADAVYGCLTAAGWPRGQATRIGALMRYFITGSALASFAAGFPEDAQLYTADYPHLTEAHRLAEHHRTIDEGAFETGLTALLDGLALRYEALER
- a CDS encoding acyl-CoA dehydrogenase family protein, with the translated sequence MNLELSEEQAAVRELAADFTDREIVPFAADWDRAESVDRAIIGKLGKLGFLGLTIPEEYGGSGGDHLAYCLVLEELGRGDSAVRGIVSVSLGLVGKSVNGYGTEEQKRYWLPRLTSGEALACFALTEPGTGSDAANLATRAVRDGDHWVITGSKMFITNGTWAQVALVFARTGGPGHQGVTAFLVPTDTPGFERREIHGKLGLRGQATAELVLDGVRVPDTARLGAEGKGFGVAMSALAKGRMSVAAGCVGIARASLEAAVRYAKEREQFGKPIASYQLVQELLADISVDVEAARLLTWQVADLIDRGLPFATQSSTAKLFASEAAVRAANNALQVFGGYGFIDEYPAGKYLRDARVMTLYEGTSQIQKLLIGRALTGVNAFQ
- a CDS encoding RNA polymerase sigma factor gives rise to the protein MNDAAPLDPAGIRPGTSVLPTTFLAFLEGHGQPYFEYAELALGDSGLAQDVVDDVLSRLATRWEHVLAQPSYAAYCWRLMRHVVEAERSRREEHLQLIERVAFSVAATKEIVEEMLDTLTPADHLEEGMALGAAIRSLSGAKYDVVVMRYLMEMTDSAIAAEMGVEEATVRSLLSQARTRLAAQLKPRRVLRDRTAGHPPRTSADGRPATADEE